In a genomic window of Amycolatopsis japonica:
- a CDS encoding type VII secretion protein EccC yields MATVVVKRPMRRPAPEMPAGELILQAPPEIPPPPGRQWAQVLTVLPMVAMMAAMLLMYSGSMTGSLRFVIYGMMGVAMLGMVVMGFLQGGGPSKREMAYARRKYLRHLAQHRLRLRRSVRRQREAMEYLHPDPASLWSLVSSYRLWERRKDDVDFGVARIGRGPQNPAATLIAPDTKPLEELEPLSALALRRFLTTYSSIRDLPIAIAVNGFSRVYLRGDRDAALGVLRAMLAQLAALHSPDDLRVAVCTGEDRRADWEWVKWLPHAQHSERTDLLGPLRLVAPTVPALESMLEEELVKRPRFDPESDGRVPGPHLVVVIDGGSVAGSDHLMTGGGVEGVTVVDLTTMPPRALDRTTVVLAVDAGGELLSETIDGEATLGKADRLGQAAAEGLARQLAPLRLTAGLRGDAPMTSELGLAELLELGDPYRFDPDDTWEPRPNRDRLRLKVGIQPDGSPIELDLKESAQDGMGPHGLLIGATGSGKSELLRTLVLGLAITHPPSSLNFALVDFKGGATFTRLDALPHTSAVITNLADELHLVDRMTDAINGELIRRQELLRAAGNFSSLRDYEKARTAGAPLPEVPTLLVICDEFSELLSAKPDFIDMFVQIGRVGRSLGVHLLLASQRLEEGRLRGLETHLSYRIGLRTFSEMESRAVLGVADAFKLPRAPGHGFLKVGTEQMDRFRSAYVSGVYQRGSDGGAAVAMGGEHLVLHEYTTTYVAAELAADEEEPEPAEDPDTAVGETLLDILVDRLEGRGTPAHQVWLPPLDASPTLDGLLPGLIAHPRRGLSPSGSDAVANLRPVLGIVDRPYEQRRDPLTLDLSGAAGHVLILGAPRTGKSTALRTLILSLALTHTPREAQFYCLDFGGGTLASVGGLPHVAGVSGRLDTGAVRRTIAEVATVLANREKLFAEHQIDGIATYRKLRAEGRFGDQPHGDVFLVIDGWQTLRGDFEGLEDMVGDIAARGLSYGVHVVTATARSFDLRMNVRDLFGSRLELKIGDPIDSIIDRRAAMSVPADAPGRGVSMSKHQVLLALPRTDGRNTTEDLAEGTAELVGAIGAAWPGPPAPSVRLLPGLLAYEELPATDELSGADAGLAVGIHERDLSPMRLDFAADPHFFLLADTESGKTAFLRTVARRIENAYRPDQARIVVVDHRRGLLGEIGDDHLLGSGTNDAHSRELLGEVAEAMTKRLPGKDVTPEQLRARSWWEGPEIFVLVDDYDMVATHKQHPLMPLLPLVAQGSDIGLHVVLTRRSGGAGAGLFEPFLSRLREVGTPGLMMSGDRDEGPLLGGMRAQVLPPGRGWLVDRRGGKGLVQLAWLEPRA; encoded by the coding sequence GTGGCGACAGTCGTGGTGAAGAGACCGATGCGCAGGCCCGCTCCGGAAATGCCGGCGGGCGAGCTGATCCTGCAGGCCCCGCCGGAGATCCCGCCCCCACCGGGCAGGCAGTGGGCGCAGGTGCTCACGGTGCTGCCGATGGTGGCCATGATGGCGGCGATGCTGCTGATGTACTCCGGCAGCATGACCGGCTCCCTGCGCTTCGTCATCTACGGGATGATGGGTGTCGCCATGCTCGGCATGGTCGTCATGGGATTCCTGCAGGGCGGCGGCCCGAGCAAGCGGGAGATGGCCTACGCCCGGCGCAAATATCTGCGCCACCTCGCCCAGCATCGGCTGCGGCTGCGGCGTTCGGTGCGCCGCCAGCGGGAGGCGATGGAATATCTGCACCCGGACCCGGCGTCGCTGTGGTCCCTGGTGTCGAGTTACCGGCTTTGGGAACGCCGCAAGGACGATGTGGATTTCGGCGTCGCACGGATCGGACGCGGCCCGCAGAACCCGGCCGCCACCCTGATCGCGCCCGACACGAAACCGCTCGAGGAGCTGGAACCGCTGTCCGCACTTGCGTTGCGCCGGTTCCTCACCACCTACTCCAGCATCCGCGATCTGCCGATCGCCATCGCGGTCAACGGGTTCAGCCGGGTCTACCTCCGCGGCGACCGGGACGCGGCACTCGGAGTGCTTCGGGCGATGCTCGCGCAGCTGGCCGCCCTGCACTCCCCGGACGACCTGCGGGTGGCCGTGTGCACCGGCGAGGATCGCCGCGCGGACTGGGAATGGGTCAAGTGGCTGCCGCACGCCCAGCACTCCGAACGCACCGACCTGCTCGGCCCGTTGCGGTTGGTGGCCCCCACCGTCCCGGCGCTGGAATCCATGCTGGAGGAGGAACTGGTCAAACGGCCTAGATTCGACCCGGAGTCCGACGGCCGAGTACCCGGCCCGCATCTGGTGGTGGTGATCGACGGTGGTTCGGTAGCGGGCTCGGACCATCTGATGACCGGCGGCGGCGTCGAAGGCGTGACCGTCGTGGACCTGACGACCATGCCGCCGAGGGCGCTGGACCGGACGACCGTGGTGCTGGCCGTGGACGCCGGCGGGGAATTGCTCAGCGAGACCATCGACGGCGAGGCCACACTCGGCAAGGCGGACCGGCTTGGCCAAGCGGCGGCCGAGGGACTCGCCCGTCAGCTCGCCCCGCTCCGCCTGACCGCGGGACTGCGCGGCGACGCCCCGATGACCTCGGAGCTCGGACTGGCGGAGTTGCTGGAACTGGGTGACCCGTACCGGTTCGACCCGGACGACACCTGGGAGCCGAGGCCGAACCGGGACCGCCTGCGACTCAAGGTCGGTATCCAGCCGGACGGGTCTCCGATCGAACTCGACCTCAAGGAGTCCGCACAGGACGGGATGGGCCCGCACGGATTGCTGATCGGGGCTACCGGCTCCGGGAAGTCGGAGCTGCTGCGCACCCTGGTGCTGGGCCTGGCCATCACCCATCCCCCGAGCTCGTTGAACTTCGCGCTGGTCGACTTCAAGGGCGGGGCCACCTTCACCCGGCTGGACGCGCTGCCGCACACCAGCGCGGTGATCACCAACCTCGCCGACGAACTGCATCTGGTCGACCGGATGACCGACGCGATCAACGGCGAGCTGATCCGCCGTCAGGAACTGCTGCGCGCGGCGGGAAACTTCTCTTCCTTGCGCGACTACGAGAAGGCGAGGACGGCGGGTGCGCCACTGCCCGAGGTCCCCACCCTGCTCGTGATCTGCGACGAGTTCTCCGAACTGCTGTCCGCAAAACCCGACTTCATCGACATGTTCGTCCAAATAGGACGGGTGGGTCGATCGCTCGGAGTGCATCTCTTGCTCGCTTCGCAACGGTTGGAGGAAGGCAGGCTTCGTGGTCTGGAAACCCATCTGTCCTACCGGATCGGCCTGCGAACGTTCTCCGAAATGGAGAGCAGGGCGGTGCTCGGCGTCGCCGACGCGTTCAAACTGCCACGGGCTCCCGGACACGGCTTCCTGAAGGTCGGGACCGAACAGATGGACCGATTCCGCTCCGCTTACGTCTCCGGGGTGTACCAGCGCGGTAGCGACGGCGGAGCCGCTGTCGCGATGGGCGGGGAGCACCTGGTGCTGCACGAGTACACGACGACCTACGTCGCCGCCGAACTCGCCGCCGACGAGGAGGAACCGGAACCCGCGGAGGATCCGGACACCGCGGTCGGCGAGACCCTGCTGGACATCCTGGTCGACCGGCTTGAGGGTCGCGGCACACCTGCCCACCAGGTGTGGCTGCCGCCGTTGGACGCGTCTCCGACGCTCGACGGGCTGCTGCCCGGCCTGATCGCCCATCCCCGGCGCGGGCTGTCCCCTAGCGGGTCCGACGCGGTCGCGAATCTGCGGCCGGTGCTCGGGATCGTCGACCGCCCCTACGAGCAGCGGCGCGACCCGCTCACCCTCGATCTCTCCGGCGCGGCCGGGCACGTGCTGATCCTCGGCGCGCCGCGGACCGGCAAAAGCACCGCGCTGCGCACGCTGATCCTCAGCCTCGCCCTCACCCACACCCCGCGCGAGGCCCAGTTCTATTGCCTGGACTTCGGTGGCGGCACCCTCGCCTCGGTCGGTGGCCTGCCCCATGTCGCGGGCGTGTCCGGCAGGCTGGACACCGGCGCGGTGCGGCGGACCATCGCCGAGGTCGCCACTGTGCTGGCCAACCGGGAAAAGCTGTTCGCGGAGCACCAGATCGACGGCATCGCGACCTATCGCAAGCTTCGGGCTGAGGGCCGTTTCGGCGATCAGCCCCACGGCGACGTGTTCCTGGTGATCGACGGCTGGCAAACACTCAGGGGGGACTTCGAGGGCCTCGAAGACATGGTCGGTGACATCGCCGCCCGCGGGCTGTCGTACGGCGTACACGTCGTGACGGCCACCGCCCGTTCGTTCGATCTCCGGATGAACGTCCGGGATCTGTTCGGCAGCAGGCTGGAACTGAAGATCGGCGATCCCATCGATTCGATCATCGACCGGCGCGCCGCGATGAGTGTCCCGGCCGACGCACCCGGACGGGGGGTCTCGATGAGCAAGCATCAGGTTCTCCTGGCCCTGCCGCGAACGGACGGCCGGAACACCACCGAAGACCTCGCGGAGGGCACGGCCGAACTGGTCGGGGCGATCGGCGCCGCGTGGCCGGGGCCGCCGGCCCCGTCGGTGCGGCTCCTGCCGGGTTTGCTCGCCTACGAGGAACTTCCCGCCACGGACGAGCTGAGTGGCGCCGACGCCGGACTCGCGGTCGGCATCCACGAGCGGGACCTGTCCCCGATGCGTCTCGACTTCGCCGCCGACCCGCACTTCTTCCTGCTGGCAGACACCGAAAGCGGGAAGACGGCCTTCCTGCGCACAGTGGCCCGCCGGATCGAAAACGCGTACCGGCCCGACCAGGCCCGCATCGTCGTGGTCGACCACCGGCGAGGACTGCTCGGCGAGATCGGCGACGACCACCTGCTCGGCAGCGGCACCAACGACGCGCACAGCCGCGAACTGCTCGGGGAGGTGGCCGAAGCGATGACCAAACGCCTGCCGGGCAAGGACGTCACGCCCGAACAGCTGCGCGCGCGCAGCTGGTGGGAGGGGCCGGAGATCTTCGTGCTGGTGGACGACTACGACATGGTCGCCACGCACAAGCAGCATCCGCTGATGCCGTTGCTCCCGCTGGTCGCTCAGGGCTCCGACATCGGGCTGCACGTGGTGCTCACGCGCCGCTCGGGCGGCGCCGGAGCCGGGTTGTTCGAGCCGTTCCTGTCTCGCCTTCGCGAGGTCGGCACGCCCGGCCTGATGATGTCGGGCGACCGGGACGAAGGTCCGTTGCTGGGCGGTATGCGCGCGCAGGTACTCCCGCCGGGACGGGGCTGGCTGGTCGATCGCCGTGGCGGCAAGGGACTCGTCCAGCTCGCCTGGCTCGAGCCGCGGGCGTAG
- a CDS encoding YbaB/EbfC family nucleoid-associated protein → MDTSLRLGMYAEYERMAEDVRAMKKRLAEIRATAESDDELISITIGGTGEVHDLWLDPRIYRTPDSVALARAIVETFQRAVVLAKEEGVAIAGDYLPPDATAETTDLRLDPFLHELDRQVAGDPR, encoded by the coding sequence GTGGACACATCTTTGCGCCTCGGCATGTACGCCGAGTACGAGCGGATGGCCGAGGACGTCAGGGCGATGAAGAAGCGCCTGGCCGAGATCCGGGCGACCGCGGAATCCGACGACGAACTGATCAGCATCACCATCGGTGGCACCGGCGAGGTGCACGATCTCTGGCTCGATCCCCGTATCTACCGCACTCCGGATTCGGTGGCGCTGGCGCGGGCCATCGTGGAAACCTTCCAGCGGGCGGTCGTTCTGGCGAAGGAAGAGGGAGTCGCCATCGCCGGGGACTACCTCCCGCCGGACGCGACCGCCGAGACGACGGATTTGCGGCTCGACCCGTTCCTGCACGAACTCGACCGGCAGGTCGCCGGAGACCCGCGATGA
- the mycP gene encoding type VII secretion-associated serine protease mycosin — protein MRRLRMAAAVAVLTMTVPQTLGGTSVANAAPPAGACHDAAPARAQVRAHPWAQQVLAPERAWPHSRGAGVLVAVVDSGVDADHPQLRRPGKVRAGRDFYLSGGHPGAFDCVSHGTGVAGIIAADPLPGIGFRGVAPDAEILPVRVSDRDLGDQGEQLRIDPQVVANGVRYAADQGAKVINLSLAGFDDFAVIRDAVAYAVSRDALVVAAAGNGQRDATIAFPSYPASYDGVLGVGAVDINGARMTGSQIGSYVDLVAPGAKVLTVARVDGHAYVDGTSFATPFVAGTAALVRAAWPRLSAPEVARRLIATAAPSRGGNGSAAYGHGLVDPYRAVTDGLDTRAPDVLPAHAPRPPDQARLDRAASEESIAETARWCTVAVVGALALALLMALVVPRGKRRRWRAGRARAVPVEPRIIEPPEQVFLISGR, from the coding sequence ATGAGACGACTTCGGATGGCGGCTGCCGTCGCCGTGCTGACCATGACTGTCCCTCAGACGCTCGGCGGCACGAGCGTGGCGAACGCGGCTCCGCCCGCCGGGGCCTGCCATGACGCCGCTCCCGCCCGCGCCCAGGTGCGCGCGCACCCCTGGGCGCAGCAGGTCCTCGCCCCCGAAAGAGCCTGGCCGCACAGCCGGGGAGCCGGTGTCCTGGTCGCGGTGGTCGATTCCGGGGTGGACGCCGACCATCCCCAGCTGCGCAGGCCGGGGAAAGTCCGCGCGGGAAGGGATTTCTATCTTTCGGGTGGCCACCCCGGCGCTTTCGACTGCGTTTCGCATGGCACGGGTGTGGCCGGCATCATCGCCGCGGATCCCTTGCCCGGCATCGGTTTTCGTGGGGTGGCCCCGGACGCGGAGATCCTGCCGGTCCGGGTGAGCGACCGGGATCTCGGCGATCAGGGAGAGCAGTTGCGGATCGACCCGCAGGTCGTCGCCAACGGCGTTCGCTACGCCGCGGACCAGGGTGCGAAGGTGATCAACCTTTCGCTGGCCGGATTCGACGACTTCGCCGTCATCCGGGACGCCGTCGCGTACGCGGTGTCCCGGGACGCTCTGGTGGTCGCCGCGGCGGGCAACGGCCAGCGGGACGCGACGATCGCCTTCCCGTCCTATCCGGCCTCCTACGACGGCGTACTCGGCGTCGGCGCGGTGGACATCAACGGCGCCAGGATGACCGGCTCACAGATCGGGTCCTATGTGGACCTGGTGGCCCCCGGCGCCAAGGTTCTGACCGTGGCGAGAGTGGACGGCCACGCCTACGTCGACGGCACCAGTTTCGCCACCCCGTTCGTGGCGGGCACCGCGGCACTGGTGCGCGCCGCCTGGCCCCGGCTGTCCGCACCCGAGGTCGCCCGGCGGCTGATCGCGACGGCCGCACCGTCGCGCGGCGGGAACGGCAGCGCGGCTTACGGCCATGGTCTGGTCGATCCCTACCGTGCCGTGACCGACGGTCTCGACACTCGTGCACCGGACGTGCTGCCCGCCCATGCCCCCCGCCCACCGGATCAGGCGCGGCTCGACCGGGCCGCGTCGGAAGAGAGCATCGCGGAAACGGCGCGATGGTGCACCGTGGCCGTGGTCGGCGCACTCGCCTTGGCCTTGCTGATGGCGCTGGTGGTGCCGCGCGGCAAGCGTCGCCGCTGGCGAGCGGGCCGGGCCCGAGCGGTGCCCGTCGAACCGCGGATCATCGAGCCACCGGAGCAGGTTTTCCTCATTTCCGGCCGGTAG
- the eccB gene encoding type VII secretion protein EccB — MASKRDQLQAYQFLVQRAISALVTRETDPEQPPFRRPSGAAFAGVALAIVALACVGVYGMIVPGGNNAWRKNAAVIVEKESGTRYVYLDERLHPVANYASALLLLGEHGTTERVSRESLAGVPRGPRIGIADAPDGLPGPEKLLTGSWSLCSAPASDLAGSRIEESVLLAGASPSGGAELGDQALLVESTSTGDRFVVWRGHRHRITDYGAVGTGLALTAEPWARVGRAWLDVLPEGTPIGPLPVAAPGEVSTAVPGRTDIRNGMLLMVQTSGGGQQHYLAERDALRPISELQYDVQRASAQMLAAYPGGEPKTVPLPPSLATMSRQLDPVQADVGAAPATRPAIARLRDQDTTVCATFGDGSAAPSLTVDPSMPPADPMSTTARRTASGTPLADRVHVPPGSAIVVEAMPSPSAAVGTLTVVTDMGRRYPLASPDVLKMLGYPSARPVRLPAGLVARLPEGPSLDPAAARRQTLGG; from the coding sequence ATGGCGTCCAAACGGGATCAGCTGCAGGCTTACCAATTCCTGGTGCAGCGCGCGATTTCCGCGCTCGTGACGAGGGAGACCGACCCGGAGCAGCCGCCGTTCCGCCGCCCGTCCGGTGCCGCTTTCGCCGGTGTCGCACTGGCGATCGTGGCGCTGGCGTGCGTCGGGGTCTACGGGATGATCGTGCCCGGCGGGAACAACGCGTGGCGCAAGAACGCCGCCGTCATCGTGGAGAAGGAGAGCGGGACCCGGTACGTCTATCTGGACGAACGGCTGCATCCCGTCGCGAACTACGCGTCCGCCCTGTTGCTGCTCGGCGAACACGGCACCACGGAACGGGTTTCGCGCGAGTCGCTCGCCGGAGTCCCGCGAGGACCCCGGATCGGGATCGCCGACGCGCCGGACGGCTTGCCCGGCCCCGAAAAACTGCTCACCGGATCGTGGTCGCTGTGCTCCGCGCCCGCGAGCGACCTGGCGGGCAGCAGGATCGAGGAATCGGTGCTGCTGGCAGGCGCCTCGCCGTCCGGCGGCGCGGAGCTGGGAGACCAGGCGCTGCTGGTGGAATCGACGTCGACCGGCGACCGGTTCGTCGTGTGGCGCGGGCACCGGCACCGGATCACCGACTACGGCGCCGTCGGCACCGGACTCGCGCTGACCGCCGAGCCGTGGGCGCGGGTCGGCCGGGCGTGGCTCGACGTGCTCCCGGAAGGCACGCCGATCGGCCCGCTGCCGGTGGCGGCGCCGGGCGAGGTGTCCACCGCTGTACCGGGCCGGACCGACATCCGGAACGGGATGCTGCTGATGGTGCAGACCTCCGGCGGGGGACAGCAGCACTATCTGGCCGAACGGGACGCCCTGCGGCCGATCAGCGAACTGCAGTACGACGTCCAGCGCGCGAGCGCCCAGATGCTCGCCGCCTATCCCGGCGGTGAACCGAAAACCGTGCCGCTGCCGCCTTCACTGGCGACCATGTCCCGGCAACTGGACCCCGTCCAGGCCGACGTGGGCGCCGCACCCGCCACACGCCCGGCCATCGCGCGCCTGCGTGACCAGGACACCACCGTGTGCGCGACCTTCGGCGACGGTTCCGCGGCTCCTTCACTGACCGTCGATCCCTCGATGCCGCCCGCGGATCCGATGTCCACCACCGCCCGCCGGACCGCCTCCGGAACCCCGCTCGCGGACCGCGTCCACGTGCCGCCCGGCAGTGCGATCGTCGTCGAAGCGATGCCGTCCCCTTCCGCGGCTGTCGGAACCCTCACCGTGGTGACCGACATGGGACGCCGCTATCCGCTGGCTTCGCCCGATGTACTGAAGATGCTGGGGTACCCGTCGGCGCGTCCGGTGCGGCTTCCCGCCGGTCTGGTGGCGCGGCTGCCCGAGGGCCCGAGCCTCGACCCGGCCGCCGCGCGGCGCCAGACCCTGGGCGGCTGA
- the eccD gene encoding type VII secretion integral membrane protein EccD, which yields MQTAGLVRVTITTPHRRIDMALPEHASVAEILPGLLARAGEGMADDGVAGGGWQLRRADGTAFDLDRTLGAHRVRDGEILHLTPRRAEWPEPEYDDLVDAIATGSGRTGKAWGPRHTRQAGLAVGAVAMSFGLLAVLRAGPPWTSPAAWALAVSALLLAAGVLLARALRDAGAGAVLAAVALPFAFAGGGLLLAGDDPIGELSAGHLLLASAALLLAAVVGHLGVTAAPALFAGAATVGLLGVLGGWLATFDDLAGYRSAAVIGSAVLVLSTTFAPLSLRLGRVPMPVLPRSTADLVRDDPQPPLDLVHAAVARADALLTGMLGGAAIVAMYCQMHLIRSDSEAAVVLVALLAAGFLVRARLYPILRQRTPILVAGIFGAGCLLAGPLMADRSLLLVLAGPLSLAVAAGVIASGVVLSTRAANPYLGRIAEYFEILVTIAVVPVACSVLGLYGYVRGLGG from the coding sequence ATGCAGACTGCCGGCCTGGTCAGGGTCACCATCACCACTCCGCACCGGCGCATCGACATGGCGCTGCCGGAACACGCGTCCGTCGCCGAAATCCTCCCCGGCCTGCTCGCGCGGGCGGGTGAGGGAATGGCGGACGACGGCGTCGCCGGCGGCGGCTGGCAGTTGCGCCGCGCCGACGGGACGGCCTTCGATCTGGACCGGACGCTGGGCGCGCACCGGGTCCGGGACGGGGAGATCCTCCATCTGACGCCGCGCCGCGCCGAATGGCCGGAGCCCGAGTACGACGACCTCGTGGACGCCATCGCCACCGGCTCCGGCCGCACCGGCAAGGCCTGGGGACCGCGGCACACGCGGCAGGCCGGACTGGCCGTCGGCGCGGTGGCGATGTCCTTCGGCCTGCTCGCGGTACTACGCGCCGGTCCGCCGTGGACGTCACCGGCGGCGTGGGCGCTGGCGGTCTCAGCGCTTTTGCTGGCGGCGGGTGTCCTGCTCGCGCGGGCACTGCGCGACGCCGGTGCCGGGGCGGTACTCGCCGCCGTCGCGCTCCCGTTCGCCTTCGCCGGTGGCGGTCTGCTGCTGGCGGGCGACGATCCGATCGGCGAGCTGTCCGCCGGTCACCTGTTGCTGGCGAGCGCGGCCTTGCTGCTCGCGGCCGTCGTCGGTCACCTGGGGGTGACGGCCGCGCCCGCCCTGTTCGCCGGGGCCGCCACCGTCGGGCTGCTCGGGGTGCTCGGCGGCTGGCTGGCCACCTTCGACGATCTGGCGGGCTACCGGTCGGCGGCGGTGATCGGTAGCGCGGTGCTGGTGCTCTCGACCACGTTCGCGCCGCTGTCGCTGCGGCTCGGCCGGGTGCCGATGCCGGTGCTGCCGCGGTCGACCGCGGATCTGGTCCGCGACGATCCCCAGCCACCGCTCGACCTCGTGCACGCCGCCGTCGCCAGAGCGGACGCGCTGCTCACCGGGATGCTGGGCGGGGCGGCGATCGTCGCCATGTATTGCCAGATGCACCTGATCCGCAGCGACAGCGAGGCCGCGGTCGTCCTCGTCGCCCTGCTCGCGGCCGGATTCCTGGTGCGGGCGCGGCTGTATCCGATCCTGCGGCAACGGACGCCGATCCTGGTGGCCGGGATCTTCGGCGCCGGCTGCCTGCTGGCGGGCCCGCTCATGGCGGACCGCTCGCTGCTGCTCGTGCTGGCCGGGCCGCTTTCCTTGGCGGTGGCGGCGGGCGTGATCGCCTCCGGTGTCGTGCTGAGCACCCGCGCCGCCAACCCGTATCTCGGCCGGATCGCCGAGTACTTCGAGATCCTGGTGACGATCGCCGTCGTCCCGGTGGCGTGTTCGGTGCTCGGCCTGTACGGCTACGTGCGCGGACTGGGGGGCTGA